One genomic window of Candidatus Kuenenia stuttgartiensis includes the following:
- a CDS encoding type II toxin-antitoxin system HicA family toxin, with protein sequence MPPKVRELIAELEKEGFVNRGGKGSHRSFVHSKVPKPITISGKPGDDAKQYQVRAVRLALEELKK encoded by the coding sequence ATGCCTCCAAAGGTAAGGGAACTGATTGCTGAATTAGAAAAGGAAGGCTTCGTAAATAGAGGTGGTAAAGGCAGCCATAGGAGTTTTGTCCACTCAAAAGTGCCTAAACCTATTACAATTTCAGGCAAACCTGGTGACGATGCAAAGCAATATCAGGTGCGAGCAGTACGCTTGGCACTGGAGGAGTTAAAAAAATGA
- the rpmI gene encoding 50S ribosomal protein L35, translated as MPKLKPHKGLKKRVKITANGKVMRSKAGKSHLMSGKSGRRKQRLRKKIEVSPGFSKNIKRAMLEE; from the coding sequence ATGCCAAAATTAAAACCACACAAAGGCCTTAAAAAAAGAGTGAAAATTACCGCAAATGGTAAAGTAATGAGGTCAAAAGCCGGGAAGAGTCACTTAATGTCTGGAAAATCGGGAAGAAGAAAACAACGGCTTAGAAAGAAGATTGAAGTATCTCCGGGTTTTAGCAAGAATATAAAGAGAGCAATGTTAGAAGAATAA
- the rplT gene encoding 50S ribosomal protein L20 codes for MRATNGSAKKRSRKRLLKKTKGYWGGRGNLYKKAIETYIRAMAYSFRDRKVRKREFRSLWITRINAAVREHGISYSRFIRGLTVAKLDINRKMLAEMAVNDKPAFANLVEMVKGKVGASL; via the coding sequence ATGAGAGCTACAAATGGAAGTGCAAAAAAAAGATCCAGAAAGAGGCTGTTAAAAAAGACAAAGGGATACTGGGGCGGCAGAGGTAATTTATATAAAAAAGCCATCGAGACGTATATTCGCGCGATGGCATACTCTTTCAGGGATAGAAAAGTAAGGAAGCGGGAGTTTCGGAGTCTTTGGATTACAAGAATTAATGCGGCTGTCCGTGAGCATGGGATTTCATACAGCCGTTTTATCCGTGGGCTAACGGTTGCTAAATTGGATATAAACAGGAAGATGTTGGCGGAGATGGCGGTTAATGATAAACCTGCCTTTGCTAATTTAGTGGAGATGGTAAAAGGAAAAGTAGGGGCGTCTCTATAA
- the mtnP gene encoding S-methyl-5'-thioadenosine phosphorylase, whose amino-acid sequence MQEQTIGIIGGSGLYDIEGITDVESLSIDTPFGKPSDNFTLGILEGKRVAFLPRHGKGHTILPSELNFRANIYGMKRLGVGHIIAVSAVGSMKEEIKPLDIVIPDQFFDRTRGRINTFFGNGIVGHVSFADPVCNNLATLLHESAKSVNARVHKGGTYLCMEGPLFSTRAESHVYRQWGVSVIGMTNLQEAKLAREAEICYSTLAMATDYDCWHEEEDHVTLEMVISNLNKNAEMAKKILKIAIPKIKQSRTCICATAAKDAIITNKDIVPEETKKKLEVVFGKYLR is encoded by the coding sequence ATGCAGGAACAAACGATTGGAATAATTGGTGGGAGTGGACTTTACGATATCGAAGGCATCACCGACGTAGAATCTTTGTCTATCGATACTCCATTCGGCAAACCCTCCGATAATTTTACTTTAGGAATTTTAGAAGGAAAAAGGGTCGCTTTTTTACCACGACATGGAAAGGGACATACTATATTGCCTTCTGAACTCAATTTTAGGGCGAATATCTATGGAATGAAAAGGCTGGGCGTTGGGCATATTATTGCCGTAAGCGCTGTAGGAAGTATGAAAGAAGAAATAAAGCCTTTAGATATCGTCATCCCTGACCAGTTTTTTGACAGAACCCGTGGTAGAATAAATACTTTCTTTGGCAATGGCATTGTAGGCCATGTAAGCTTCGCCGATCCTGTTTGCAATAACCTTGCCACACTATTACATGAATCAGCAAAATCCGTGAACGCCCGTGTACATAAAGGTGGCACGTATTTATGCATGGAAGGACCCCTTTTTTCTACACGCGCAGAATCACATGTGTATCGCCAATGGGGTGTAAGCGTTATAGGCATGACTAATCTCCAAGAGGCGAAATTAGCCAGAGAAGCTGAAATATGTTACAGTACACTTGCAATGGCTACAGATTATGATTGCTGGCATGAGGAAGAAGATCACGTTACATTAGAAATGGTTATCTCAAATCTTAACAAAAATGCGGAAATGGCAAAAAAAATACTCAAAATAGCTATTCCCAAAATTAAGCAAAGTAGGACATGTATTTGCGCTACTGCGGCAAAGGATGCTATTATTACCAATAAGGACATTGTTCCAGAAGAGACGAAAAAGAAATTAGAGGTTGTTTTTGGTAAATATTTAAGGTAG
- the thrS gene encoding threonine--tRNA ligase has translation MVKVTLPDGTKKDFEDNITIGEVASNINSKMGGIALAARADGVLVDLNYPIKDDISLSVITEETQEGLEIIRHSTAHIMAQAVCRLFPGVKLGIGPTIENGFYYDFDCPNHFTTEDLKKIEDEMLKIIKEDIRFERTDMPRELAVKEMEKSGQPYKVELIRDIEDDTVSFYRQNEFIDLCRGPHIQKTGRVKSFKLLSVAGAYWRGKETNSMLQRIYGTAFFTNEDLKKYLKMLEEAEKRDHRKIGKDLDLFSFHEDGGAGLAFWHPKGARMRSIIEDFWRQEHFRRGYEILYSPHIAKINLWKTSGHWDFYRESMYSPIDVDGHEYILKPMNCPFAVLIYKTKLHSYRDLPLRWGELGTVYRYERSGVLHGLLRVRGFTQDDAHIFCTPDQLEQEILEVIKLAQFMLSSFGFNEYEIELSVRGKGEKEKYIGRDDVWDHAEDALKIALEKTGLHYTRMEGEAKFYGPAIDIKVKDAIGRGWQGPTIQVDFNLPERFDVNYVGSDGYHHRVVMIHRTVMGAMERFIGCLIEHFAGDFPLWIAPIQMRILSITDAQIDYAKKLQTELLLKNFRVECDIGNNKIGYKIREGTLQKIPYLLIVGNKEMEEGLVAVRSRKNGDEGALPVRDFISKVEEEVRGKK, from the coding sequence ATGGTTAAAGTAACATTACCTGACGGAACTAAAAAGGATTTCGAAGATAATATAACTATTGGTGAGGTCGCAAGTAACATAAACAGCAAGATGGGAGGGATCGCATTGGCTGCGAGGGCGGACGGAGTTCTGGTAGACCTTAATTATCCTATAAAAGATGATATTTCTCTTTCTGTTATTACGGAAGAAACACAGGAGGGACTGGAAATAATACGCCACAGTACAGCGCATATTATGGCGCAGGCGGTTTGCAGACTTTTTCCTGGGGTAAAGCTTGGGATAGGTCCTACTATCGAAAACGGATTTTATTATGACTTTGACTGTCCTAACCATTTTACCACAGAAGATCTGAAAAAGATCGAAGATGAAATGTTAAAAATCATAAAGGAAGATATTCGTTTTGAGAGAACAGATATGCCCCGGGAGTTAGCAGTAAAAGAAATGGAAAAAAGCGGACAACCGTATAAAGTGGAACTCATAAGAGACATTGAAGACGATACCGTTTCTTTCTACCGCCAAAATGAATTTATTGACCTATGTCGTGGACCTCATATTCAAAAGACGGGCAGGGTGAAATCTTTTAAACTCCTCAGTGTTGCAGGCGCTTATTGGCGTGGGAAAGAAACGAATTCTATGTTACAGCGTATTTATGGCACAGCGTTCTTTACCAATGAGGATCTTAAAAAATACTTAAAGATGCTGGAGGAGGCTGAAAAGCGTGACCACCGGAAAATTGGCAAAGATTTGGATCTTTTCAGCTTTCATGAAGACGGCGGAGCTGGGCTTGCGTTCTGGCACCCTAAGGGCGCTAGAATGAGAAGCATCATTGAGGATTTTTGGAGACAAGAACATTTCAGGAGAGGGTACGAAATACTTTACAGTCCGCACATAGCAAAGATCAATCTGTGGAAGACGAGCGGCCATTGGGATTTTTACCGGGAGAGCATGTATTCACCTATCGATGTTGATGGACACGAATACATATTGAAACCAATGAATTGCCCTTTTGCAGTGCTTATATATAAAACAAAGCTGCACAGTTATCGCGATTTACCGTTACGATGGGGTGAATTGGGGACGGTATACCGGTATGAAAGATCCGGTGTATTGCATGGTTTATTACGTGTGCGGGGTTTTACCCAGGATGATGCGCACATATTTTGTACCCCTGATCAGTTAGAACAGGAAATTTTAGAGGTAATTAAGCTGGCGCAATTTATGCTGTCGAGTTTTGGGTTTAATGAGTATGAGATCGAATTGAGTGTTCGCGGAAAAGGTGAAAAAGAAAAGTATATCGGCAGGGATGATGTGTGGGATCATGCAGAAGATGCGTTAAAAATTGCGCTTGAGAAAACAGGGTTACATTACACGCGTATGGAAGGAGAGGCGAAATTTTATGGTCCTGCAATCGACATAAAGGTAAAGGATGCTATCGGAAGAGGATGGCAAGGCCCTACGATACAGGTAGACTTTAATCTTCCGGAAAGATTTGACGTCAATTATGTGGGTTCCGATGGTTATCATCACAGGGTTGTGATGATCCATCGTACGGTCATGGGTGCGATGGAACGATTTATTGGATGCTTAATTGAACATTTTGCAGGAGATTTTCCTCTGTGGATTGCGCCTATACAAATGAGAATATTATCGATAACAGACGCACAAATAGATTATGCGAAGAAATTGCAAACTGAGTTGCTTTTAAAGAATTTTAGGGTAGAATGCGATATTGGCAACAACAAAATTGGTTATAAAATCAGAGAAGGCACGTTACAAAAAATTCCTTACTTATTGATTGTTGGCAATAAAGAAATGGAAGAAGGATTAGTAGCTGTTCGTAGCAGGAAGAATGGGGATGAAGGGGCGCTTCCTGTTCGGGACTTTATTAGCAAAGTTGAGGAGGAGGTACGGGGGAAAAAGTAA
- a CDS encoding DUF2442 domain-containing protein encodes MNIVEIVPNDNYTLYVKVENGRAGLFDVKPYLESEAFAPLNDRVEFERVHNSGYFVEWDCGADLSADTIQARWKTLSTENAQ; translated from the coding sequence ATGAACATTGTAGAAATTGTTCCCAATGACAATTACACGCTGTACGTCAAAGTAGAAAATGGAAGAGCAGGTTTATTTGACGTAAAACCTTACTTGGAATCAGAGGCCTTCGCGCCACTAAACGACAGAGTTGAATTCGAACGAGTTCACAACAGTGGGTACTTTGTCGAATGGGACTGCGGAGCGGACCTTTCTGCCGATACGATACAGGCGCGATGGAAAACATTGTCAACCGAAAACGCCCAATAA
- a CDS encoding elongator complex protein 3, producing MKIPILLNNGMVNIMIHFCEVIVKKYSNIPIFIPELACPHQCVFCNQAKISGTYSIPQPKEIRHIVAQYLETIPENRIINIAFFGGSFTGIPVDLQEQYLKEAYGFVKNGKVSGIRLSTRPDYINETILELLKKYGVTTIELGAQSTSQKVLNQSGRGHTREDIQNASRMIRTYGFELGLQMMIGLPEDSYKRSIQTANDIVSFGARNTRIYPAIIVKGTALEKRYREGKYIPLSLEQAVVWTKDLVRIFESNNVSVIRMGLHPSDELVAGKSLIDGPFHPAFKEMVMTKIWEEIIHAKLKENTSSNIRISVSDKQIHYAIGYKQANKAQLQSRGYTVQFTGNHTFSRYQIDVCDN from the coding sequence ATGAAAATTCCTATACTATTAAATAATGGTATGGTAAACATTATGATACACTTTTGCGAGGTTATCGTGAAAAAATATTCTAATATACCTATATTCATCCCGGAGCTTGCCTGCCCACACCAATGTGTCTTCTGCAATCAGGCGAAAATAAGCGGAACGTATTCCATCCCGCAGCCAAAAGAGATTCGGCATATTGTCGCGCAATACCTTGAAACAATACCCGAAAACAGAATCATAAACATCGCCTTTTTTGGCGGAAGTTTTACGGGGATACCTGTTGATCTTCAGGAACAGTATTTGAAAGAGGCCTACGGGTTTGTAAAAAACGGGAAGGTATCGGGCATCAGATTGTCAACCAGACCCGACTATATCAATGAAACCATCCTTGAATTGCTGAAGAAATACGGCGTAACTACCATTGAGCTGGGTGCGCAGTCAACCAGCCAGAAGGTCTTAAATCAATCAGGACGCGGGCATACCCGCGAAGATATTCAAAATGCCTCCCGGATGATCCGCACATATGGTTTCGAACTTGGTCTTCAGATGATGATAGGCCTGCCGGAAGACAGTTACAAACGATCCATTCAAACCGCCAACGATATCGTTTCATTCGGCGCCCGTAATACGAGAATTTATCCTGCAATTATTGTGAAGGGAACCGCCCTGGAAAAGCGGTATCGGGAGGGGAAGTATATTCCGTTATCACTTGAACAGGCGGTAGTGTGGACAAAGGATCTTGTGCGTATATTTGAAAGTAACAACGTATCCGTCATACGGATGGGACTGCATCCGTCCGATGAACTCGTTGCCGGAAAATCCCTGATAGACGGGCCATTTCACCCTGCTTTTAAGGAAATGGTTATGACAAAGATATGGGAAGAGATCATTCATGCCAAATTGAAAGAAAATACATCAAGTAACATCAGGATATCTGTTTCCGATAAGCAGATACATTATGCCATAGGGTACAAGCAGGCCAACAAGGCGCAATTACAATCAAGGGGGTATACTGTTCAGTTCACAGGTAACCATACTTTTTCTCGGTATCAAATAGATGTTTGCGATAATTGA
- the infC gene encoding translation initiation factor IF-3 has translation MNERIRVQKVRLIDENSEQVGIVSIDEALGRAKSVEMDLVEVAPEADPPVCRLMNYGKFKYKQKKKKTQKQRVVQLKELRIRPKTGGHDIQTKIRQARKFLENKDRVLVMMLFKGRERAHSDMGDSVLNQFAVELEDIAKVEKDRISDDRRMGIILSPK, from the coding sequence ATTAACGAGCGCATCCGTGTTCAAAAAGTGAGGCTGATTGACGAAAATAGTGAGCAAGTTGGGATAGTCAGCATAGATGAAGCGCTTGGACGGGCAAAAAGTGTGGAGATGGACTTGGTAGAGGTTGCTCCTGAAGCAGACCCTCCTGTTTGCCGGCTCATGAATTACGGCAAGTTTAAATATAAGCAAAAGAAGAAGAAAACGCAAAAACAGCGAGTGGTTCAGTTGAAGGAATTAAGAATCAGGCCCAAAACAGGTGGACACGATATACAGACAAAAATCCGGCAGGCACGTAAATTTTTAGAAAATAAAGATCGGGTGCTTGTAATGATGCTTTTTAAAGGGCGTGAACGGGCTCATTCCGATATGGGTGATAGTGTTTTAAATCAATTTGCCGTAGAACTGGAAGATATTGCCAAGGTAGAGAAAGACCGCATTTCTGATGACAGAAGGATGGGGATTATTTTATCTCCAAAGTAA
- the pgeF gene encoding peptidoglycan editing factor PgeF — protein sequence MIEKKTDLITTCFFQNLLEYSEISHFITTRMDGYSHNPYNYLNLGFHVGDDSNTVVENRKRLANSMGIPLENFTTSQQIHTDNIEIILENRRGCGANDYKTAVAATDAMVTSVQNICLMVLVADCVPVLFFDVKKKIIGSVHAGWKGTVHRISQKTVMLMKDKFGSSGDDILVGIGPSIGPCCYKVDIATIVKSNNDLKEKSDIVLHEKHDGKGHFDLWTTNKLQLIKMGIPEKNIEIAERCTSCNNALFYSYRKENGRTGRFGVGIMLRSK from the coding sequence ATGATTGAAAAAAAAACAGACTTAATAACCACGTGTTTTTTTCAGAATTTATTGGAATATAGCGAAATTAGCCATTTTATAACTACCAGGATGGATGGTTATAGTCATAATCCTTATAATTATCTAAACCTAGGGTTTCACGTAGGCGATGATTCAAATACTGTTGTAGAAAATAGAAAACGGCTGGCAAATTCAATGGGCATTCCGCTGGAAAATTTTACCACATCACAACAGATACATACGGATAATATCGAGATTATATTGGAGAACCGCCGTGGTTGTGGGGCTAATGATTATAAAACGGCAGTAGCTGCGACGGATGCAATGGTAACTTCTGTTCAAAATATTTGCCTTATGGTGCTCGTAGCAGATTGTGTGCCTGTTCTTTTTTTTGATGTGAAGAAAAAAATAATTGGGTCTGTACATGCGGGGTGGAAGGGAACTGTTCATCGGATATCGCAAAAAACAGTGATGTTGATGAAAGATAAATTTGGGAGTTCGGGGGATGATATCCTTGTAGGTATTGGCCCTTCAATAGGGCCGTGTTGCTACAAGGTAGATATAGCGACAATCGTTAAGAGTAATAACGATTTAAAAGAGAAAAGTGATATAGTTTTACATGAAAAACATGATGGCAAAGGGCATTTTGATTTATGGACAACGAACAAATTACAGCTTATAAAAATGGGTATTCCGGAGAAAAATATAGAAATAGCTGAAAGGTGTACTTCCTGTAATAATGCCCTTTTTTATTCATATCGAAAAGAAAATGGGAGAACAGGAAGATTTGGTGTGGGGATCATGCTCAGGAGTAAATAA
- the pheT gene encoding phenylalanine--tRNA ligase subunit beta — protein MKISYSWLKEYVCFDLSPKMLADKLTSAGLVAAGIEPFGDDYCIDLEVTANRSDCMGIIGIAREVAAITKGSLQLPCTDISREGDGDISQNVKVDVKEPLLCSQYTARVIRNIMVKPSPEWLQKRLKCIGLRPVNNIVDITNYVMMESGQPLHAFDLDKVSGGQIQVRKAESGEEIVAINGARRVLFHDMLIIADEKRPIAIAGVIGGKETEVTDVTRNILIECARFEPRQVRRTSKSLGIVSDSSCRFERGVDPLGLDFASKRAAKLIIEHAGGEMCKGIIDVSANRIEAKKVVLRIERVKKILGVDINRDVILDILRSLQFKILNCADTFIDVEIPGFRGDVSREIDLIEEVSRIYDYNNIPAKTSIGIRGSKKSKYEIVENLIRNNLTGLGFYETKTFSIVNHAFLKGVNLWSGEDVVEIANPLRQEESILRTSLLPSLAKVKIHNANHACEKVKLFEIAKIYLKGEKLPHEKVGLSLLDSAGFFEGKGIVQSLLKNLKIHEKCEWVAFHEKTRLFNNEKAAKILMDGKTLGYIGEASKELGFKTLCTLIELDVDALVEKAHFDKKYCEPSPYPMVKRDFAIVVDEEKTWASIEDCINGANISIVKEVNYFDIYRGKQIPEGKKSIAFNLCFQSYERTLKSEEVDDASAVILDALYKKLGAELRTQ, from the coding sequence ATGAAGATTAGCTATAGTTGGTTAAAAGAGTACGTTTGCTTTGATTTGTCTCCCAAAATGCTCGCAGATAAATTGACCAGCGCCGGATTGGTGGCGGCAGGCATTGAACCTTTTGGGGATGACTACTGCATTGACCTGGAAGTTACTGCTAATCGTTCTGATTGCATGGGAATTATCGGCATTGCAAGAGAAGTGGCAGCTATTACAAAAGGAAGCCTGCAACTGCCATGCACGGATATTTCCCGTGAAGGTGATGGTGATATCTCTCAAAATGTTAAAGTAGATGTTAAAGAGCCGTTGCTGTGTTCACAGTATACAGCTCGTGTGATACGTAATATAATGGTGAAACCGTCTCCGGAGTGGTTGCAGAAAAGACTGAAATGCATTGGGCTTCGTCCTGTTAATAATATTGTGGATATAACAAACTATGTAATGATGGAGTCGGGACAGCCCCTTCACGCATTTGATTTGGATAAGGTGTCAGGCGGACAAATACAAGTAAGGAAGGCGGAGAGCGGGGAAGAGATCGTTGCAATCAATGGCGCCAGACGTGTACTCTTTCATGACATGCTTATTATTGCTGATGAAAAGAGGCCGATCGCAATAGCCGGCGTAATTGGGGGAAAGGAAACGGAGGTAACAGATGTTACAAGAAATATTCTTATTGAATGCGCCCGATTTGAGCCGAGACAGGTGCGGCGTACTTCCAAATCGTTGGGAATTGTTTCTGATTCTTCCTGTCGTTTTGAAAGAGGTGTTGACCCATTGGGCTTAGATTTTGCGTCAAAAAGGGCAGCAAAACTAATCATTGAGCATGCAGGCGGTGAAATGTGCAAAGGTATTATAGACGTTAGTGCAAATCGAATTGAAGCGAAAAAGGTAGTGCTTCGTATAGAAAGAGTAAAAAAGATTTTGGGAGTGGATATAAACAGAGATGTAATACTGGATATTCTAAGGAGTTTGCAGTTTAAAATTCTTAATTGTGCTGATACCTTTATTGATGTTGAAATTCCAGGTTTTCGTGGTGATGTGTCACGTGAAATTGATCTTATAGAAGAAGTGAGCAGGATTTATGACTATAATAATATTCCAGCCAAAACATCAATAGGCATTCGCGGCAGTAAAAAGAGTAAATACGAGATTGTAGAAAATCTTATTCGCAATAATTTAACAGGATTAGGATTTTATGAGACGAAGACCTTTAGTATCGTTAATCATGCTTTTTTGAAGGGAGTGAATCTCTGGTCGGGTGAAGATGTTGTTGAAATAGCAAATCCTTTGCGACAGGAGGAAAGTATCTTACGTACCTCGTTATTGCCCAGCCTGGCAAAAGTCAAGATACATAATGCAAATCATGCGTGCGAGAAGGTAAAACTCTTTGAAATAGCAAAAATTTATCTTAAAGGAGAAAAATTACCACACGAAAAGGTCGGTTTGTCACTATTAGATTCCGCAGGGTTTTTTGAGGGAAAAGGGATTGTTCAATCACTTTTAAAAAATCTTAAAATACATGAAAAATGTGAGTGGGTAGCGTTCCATGAGAAAACGAGGTTATTTAATAATGAAAAGGCAGCGAAAATTTTAATGGACGGCAAAACCCTTGGCTATATTGGCGAGGCAAGTAAGGAATTGGGCTTCAAAACGTTGTGTACTCTGATAGAGCTGGACGTAGATGCCTTAGTTGAAAAAGCTCATTTTGATAAAAAATATTGCGAACCTTCTCCTTATCCAATGGTTAAGAGGGATTTTGCGATAGTTGTTGATGAAGAAAAAACGTGGGCGTCCATAGAAGATTGTATTAATGGCGCAAATATTTCCATCGTAAAAGAAGTAAATTATTTTGATATATACAGGGGAAAACAAATTCCCGAAGGAAAAAAAAGCATTGCATTTAATCTCTGTTTCCAATCTTACGAAAGAACTCTAAAGAGCGAAGAGGTTGATGATGCGTCGGCTGTAATACTTGACGCTTTGTATAAAAAATTAGGGGCTGAATTGCGCACACAGTAA
- the pheS gene encoding phenylalanine--tRNA ligase subunit alpha has protein sequence MPEKIQDAQKMFHNEVGKIKTRQEAEQLSVKYIGRTGIVSELMKVIPKLPVDKRASYGKQVNALKDEMCRTLTDLINSLSLDKKPANKKEFFDVTLPGKPADAGKKHPITQTIDDIKDVFARLGFEVAYGPEVELEYYNFDALNIPSDHPSRTDFDTFYIKEDVLLRSQTSTVQIRIMEKQKPPVRIIAPGVVYRPDTVDARHSFMFHQVEGLLVDENVSFADLKGTLNQFIKSYFGQNVQMRLRPSFFPFTEPSAEVDISCSLCNGKGCSVCSYSGWVEILGAGMVDPNVFEAVHYDAEKYTGFAFGLGVERVAMLKYGINDIRLFYENDIRFLSQF, from the coding sequence ATGCCGGAAAAAATACAAGATGCCCAAAAAATGTTTCATAATGAAGTTGGCAAGATAAAAACACGGCAAGAGGCAGAGCAGCTTAGTGTGAAATATATTGGCAGGACCGGAATAGTCAGTGAATTAATGAAAGTCATACCAAAACTACCTGTGGATAAACGTGCCTCTTATGGAAAACAGGTTAATGCTCTAAAAGATGAAATGTGCAGGACGCTTACCGATTTAATAAACAGCTTGTCTTTGGATAAAAAACCTGCAAACAAGAAAGAGTTTTTTGATGTTACATTGCCGGGAAAGCCAGCGGATGCAGGCAAAAAACACCCTATCACCCAAACTATCGATGATATCAAGGACGTTTTTGCCAGATTGGGGTTTGAGGTCGCTTACGGACCTGAAGTTGAGTTGGAGTATTATAACTTTGATGCACTGAACATTCCTTCCGACCATCCTTCCAGAACGGATTTTGATACGTTCTATATAAAGGAAGATGTATTGTTGCGGAGTCAAACATCCACCGTTCAAATTCGCATTATGGAGAAGCAAAAACCGCCGGTTCGTATCATTGCGCCTGGCGTCGTTTACCGACCGGACACGGTAGATGCGCGTCATTCCTTTATGTTTCACCAGGTGGAAGGCTTGTTGGTGGATGAAAACGTAAGCTTTGCCGACCTGAAAGGCACGCTGAATCAATTTATAAAATCTTATTTTGGGCAGAATGTTCAAATGAGGCTCCGCCCTTCATTCTTTCCTTTTACGGAACCTAGCGCCGAGGTGGATATTTCCTGTTCTCTATGCAATGGCAAAGGATGCAGCGTATGCTCATATAGCGGATGGGTGGAAATCTTAGGGGCAGGAATGGTTGACCCTAATGTGTTTGAGGCCGTTCATTATGATGCAGAAAAATATACGGGTTTTGCGTTTGGATTGGGAGTGGAAAGAGTCGCCATGTTAAAGTATGGCATAAATGATATTCGTTTATTTTATGAAAATGATATACGTTTTCTTTCTCAATTTTGA